In one window of Mercurialis annua linkage group LG4, ddMerAnnu1.2, whole genome shotgun sequence DNA:
- the LOC126678034 gene encoding histidinol dehydrogenase, chloroplastic, which translates to MMDSQLLSFNRSNSLIRLNLPRRSTLIPAPLHKFSQGLRLNRVMCAMKSYRLSELTRKEVDGLKARPRIDFSSIFSTVNPIVDAVRSRGDAAVKEYTTRFDKVKLDNIVDHVSELPDPEIDPSVKEAFDVAYDNIYAFHLAQRAAEQSVENMKGVRCKRVARSISSVGLYVPGGTAVLPSTALMLAIPAQIAGCKTVVLATPPSQDGTIFKEVLYCAKKAGVTHILKAGGAQAISAMAWGTESCPKVEKIFGPGNQYVTAAKMILQNSEAMISIDMPAGPSEVLVIADSQASPIHIAADLLSQAEHGPDSQVVLVIVGNDVDLKAIEEEIGKQCQSLPRGEYASKALEHSFIVVARDMVEAISFSNLYAPEHLIVNVKDAEKWERSIENAGSVFLGQWTPESVGDYASGTNHVLPTYGYARMYGGVSLDSFLKYMTVQSLTEEGLRNLGPCVAKMAEVEGLEAHKRAVTLRLEDIEARQVTSNMR; encoded by the exons ATGATGGATTCTCAGCTGCTGTCTTTTAATCGGAGCAATTCCTTAATTAGACTAAATTTACCTCGTCGTTCCACATTGATTCCTGCTCCTCTGCACAAATTCTCTCAAG GATTACGTTTGAACAGAGTAATGTGTGCAATGAAGTCTTATCGCTTATCGGAACTTACTCGTAAAGAGGTTGACGGCCTGAAAGCTCGTCCTCGAATAGATTTCTCTTCGATCTTTAGCACT GTTAACCCCATTGTTGATGCTGTTCGCAGCCGAGGTGATGCTGCTGTTAAAGA GTACACTACAAGATTTGACAAGGTCAAGTTGGACAACATTGTTGATCATGTATCTGAACTTCCTGACCCAGag ATTGATCCTTCTGTTAAGGAAGCATTTGATGTCgcatatgataatatttatgcaTTTCATCTTGCTCAAAGAGCGGCTGAACAAAGTGTCGAAAACATGAAA GGTGTTAGATGTAAACGTGTGGCAAGGAGCATTTCTTCTGTAGGTCTTTATGTTCCTGGAGGAACTGCAGTTTTACCTTCAACAGCTCTGATGCTTGCAATT CCTGCACAGATTGCCGGGTGTAAGACCGTTGTACTTGCAACTCCGCCAAGTCAGGATGGCACCATATTCAAG GAAGTACTGTACTGTGCCAAGAAAGCTGGTGTCACTCACATCCTTAAAGCCGGAGGAGCTCAG GCTATATCAGCCATGGCTTGGGGGACAGAATCCTGTCCTAAG GTAGAGAAGATTTTTGGACCAGGAAATCAATATGTCACAGCTGCCAAAATGATTCTACAA AACAGTGAAGCAATGATATCAATTGACATGCCTGCCGGACCTTCTGAAGTTTTAGTTATTGCTGATAGCCAGGCCAGCCCTATACATATAGCTGCAGATTTACTGTCACAG GCTGAACATGGCCCTGATAGCCAGGTTGTTCTTGTAATTGTTGGGAATGATGTTGATCTTAAAGCCATTGAAGAGGAGATTGGTAAGCAATGTCAAAGCCTACCAAGAGGAGAATATGCTTCGAAAGCATTGGAGCATAGTTTCATTGTAGTTGCTCGTGATATGGTTGAG GCCATCTCCTTTTCAAACTTGTATGCACCTGAGCACCTGATTGTTAATGTAAAAGATGCGGAAAAGTGGGAAAGGTCTATTGAGAATGCAG GTTCCGTATTCTTGGGGCAATGGACGCCAGAGAGTGTTGGAGATTATGCAAGTGGGACAAACCATGTATTACCAACATATGGTTATGCAAGGATGTACGGCGGGGTTTCCTTGGATTCATTCCTTAAATACATGACTGTACAGTCACTGACCGAGGAAGGTCTGAGAAACCTCGGTCCGTGTGTCGCAAAAATGGCTGAAGTCGAAGGACTGGAAGCCCACAAGAGAGCTGTAACTCTAAGACTCGAGGATATTGAAGCCAGACAAGTTACAAGCAACATGAGATAA